A genomic region of Nostoc sp. UHCC 0702 contains the following coding sequences:
- a CDS encoding J domain-containing protein → MVDSKHNFNHYDTLKVSPNASQAEIKQAYRRLVKLFHPDSNQDTADKEQIIRINAAYEVLGDSQNRHSYDQQLRDDSKKLNSDRRQQRTASAQKHYQARRQTGRDADEQVEEWLRRVYQPVNRLLCNILYSLEEQMDELAADPFDDELLDEFQEYLKSCREDLKQAQFTFRSLPNPPSLARTAAHLYYSLSQVGDGLDELAYFPLNYDERYLHTGQEMFRIATGLHWEAQASVKS, encoded by the coding sequence ATGGTCGATTCTAAACACAATTTTAACCACTACGACACACTCAAAGTCAGTCCTAATGCTAGCCAAGCGGAGATTAAGCAAGCTTATCGCCGCTTGGTGAAATTATTTCATCCTGATAGCAATCAGGATACAGCGGATAAAGAGCAGATTATCCGGATCAATGCTGCATACGAAGTTTTAGGCGACAGTCAAAATCGCCACAGTTACGACCAACAACTGCGGGATGACTCTAAGAAATTAAATAGCGATCGCCGTCAACAGCGTACAGCATCCGCTCAAAAGCATTACCAAGCAAGAAGACAAACAGGACGGGATGCGGACGAGCAAGTCGAGGAATGGCTGCGGCGAGTTTATCAACCAGTCAACCGCTTGCTTTGTAACATTCTCTATTCCCTAGAGGAACAAATGGATGAATTAGCCGCCGATCCCTTTGACGACGAATTATTAGACGAATTTCAAGAATACTTAAAATCCTGTCGAGAAGACCTCAAGCAGGCACAATTTACTTTTCGTTCTCTACCAAATCCCCCTAGTCTGGCAAGAACAGCGGCTCATCTTTACTACAGCCTCAGTCAAGTAGGAGATGGATTGGACGAGTTAGCTTACTTTCCATTGAACTACGATGAACGTTATTTACACACAGGTCAAGAAATGTTCCGCATAGCTACAGGATTGCACTGGGAAGCGCAAGCTTCGGTTAAAAGTTAG
- the gatB gene encoding Asp-tRNA(Asn)/Glu-tRNA(Gln) amidotransferase subunit GatB — MTSATTVKTEYEAIIGLETHCQLSTNTKIFSSSSTAFGADPNTNIDPVCMGLPGVLPVLNEKVLEYAVKAGLALNCQIAKYSKFDRKQYFYPDLPKNYQISQYDLPIAEHGWLEIELVDADGNPIRKRIGITRLHMEEDAGKLVHAGSDRLSGSTYSLVDYNRAGIPLVEIVSEPDLRSGQEAAEYAEELRRIVRYLGVSDGNMQEGSLRCDVNISVRPVGQKEFGTKVEIKNMNSFSAIQRAIEYEIERQIAAIEAGDRIIQETRLWEEGSQRTSSMRVKEGSSDYRYFPEPDLAPIEVSSEQLDKWQSELPELPAQKRHHYESELGLSPYDARVLTEERAVAEYFERAIAAGANPKAAANWITQDIAAYLNKQKLNITEIALTPTNLADVITRIEKGKISNAQAKEKLGDLLSGVSPEKAFAGQELITDPTVLEPIIDEVIAANPKELEKYRNGNINLKGFFVGQVLKKTSKRADPKLTNELVEKKLNS, encoded by the coding sequence ATGACTTCTGCTACTACCGTCAAAACTGAGTACGAAGCGATTATTGGTTTAGAAACCCATTGTCAGCTGAGTACCAATACCAAGATTTTCTCCAGCAGTTCTACAGCATTCGGTGCTGACCCCAATACTAATATTGACCCGGTGTGTATGGGTTTACCTGGGGTTTTGCCTGTACTTAACGAAAAAGTACTAGAGTATGCTGTCAAAGCTGGTTTGGCGCTGAATTGCCAAATTGCTAAATATAGCAAATTTGACCGTAAACAGTATTTTTATCCTGATTTACCCAAAAACTACCAAATTTCTCAATATGACCTGCCCATTGCGGAACATGGCTGGTTAGAAATTGAATTAGTCGATGCTGATGGCAATCCGATTCGCAAACGCATTGGAATTACACGTTTGCACATGGAAGAGGATGCAGGCAAACTTGTACACGCAGGCAGCGATCGCTTGTCTGGTTCTACTTATTCTCTGGTAGACTACAACCGCGCAGGTATACCGTTGGTGGAAATTGTCTCAGAACCGGATTTGCGTTCTGGACAAGAAGCTGCTGAATATGCTGAAGAATTACGCCGCATTGTGCGCTATCTCGGTGTGAGTGATGGCAACATGCAAGAAGGTTCTCTACGTTGTGATGTCAACATCTCTGTGCGTCCGGTGGGACAAAAAGAGTTTGGCACCAAGGTAGAAATTAAAAACATGAACTCGTTTAGCGCGATTCAACGAGCCATTGAGTACGAAATTGAACGGCAAATTGCAGCCATTGAAGCAGGCGATCGCATTATACAAGAAACTCGTCTGTGGGAAGAAGGTTCTCAACGCACAAGTAGTATGCGGGTTAAGGAAGGTTCTAGCGATTATCGCTACTTCCCGGAACCAGATTTAGCACCTATTGAGGTGTCAAGCGAACAATTAGACAAGTGGCAAAGTGAACTGCCAGAATTGCCAGCCCAAAAACGCCATCATTATGAAAGTGAATTGGGGCTTTCGCCTTATGATGCGCGAGTGTTGACAGAAGAGCGTGCTGTAGCTGAGTATTTTGAAAGAGCGATCGCAGCAGGAGCAAATCCGAAAGCTGCTGCTAACTGGATTACTCAAGATATTGCGGCATATCTCAATAAGCAAAAACTCAATATTACTGAAATTGCGCTAACTCCTACCAATCTCGCTGATGTGATCACTCGCATTGAAAAAGGTAAAATCAGCAACGCTCAAGCTAAAGAAAAGTTAGGGGATTTACTGAGTGGTGTTTCTCCTGAGAAAGCTTTTGCCGGTCAGGAGTTAATTACTGATCCTACGGTGCTGGAACCTATTATTGATGAAGTGATTGCTGCTAATCCCAAAGAATTAGAAAAGTATCGCAATGGTAACATCAACCTCAAGGGTTTCTTTGTGGGACAAGTTCTGAAAAAGACTAGCAAACGTGCTGATCCTAAACTAACTAATGAGTTGGTAGAGAAGAAGCTGAATAGTTAG
- a CDS encoding Uma2 family endonuclease, with amino-acid sequence MVTKLPSSSNKGIIYPESDGQPMADNTKQFELIVLIKKNLDLLFSNDPNVFVAGDLLWYTLEGDNLTRKAPDVMVVFGRPKGDRGSYLQWQEDNIPPQVVFEILSPNNTTKEMIAKYKFYERYGVEEYYIYDPDTSELSGWLRSESELAEIQQMAGWVSPRLGIRFELSDGELQIYRPDGQRFLTYEELAQQQEQQRQRAEQAESQLEALRALLRERGINPDTL; translated from the coding sequence ATGGTCACTAAATTACCATCTTCTAGCAACAAGGGCATCATCTACCCCGAAAGCGACGGACAACCAATGGCAGATAACACCAAACAGTTTGAGTTAATTGTACTGATTAAAAAGAACTTGGATTTGTTATTTAGCAATGACCCCAATGTATTCGTCGCAGGTGACTTATTGTGGTACACCCTTGAAGGCGATAACCTCACCCGTAAAGCCCCTGATGTGATGGTAGTCTTTGGTAGACCAAAAGGCGATCGCGGTTCTTATCTACAATGGCAAGAAGATAATATTCCCCCGCAAGTGGTGTTTGAAATTCTCTCCCCTAACAATACCACCAAAGAGATGATTGCAAAATACAAGTTTTATGAGCGCTATGGGGTGGAAGAATATTACATATATGACCCAGACACAAGTGAATTAAGCGGCTGGTTACGTTCTGAGAGTGAATTAGCCGAAATTCAGCAAATGGCTGGTTGGGTTAGTCCTCGTCTCGGTATACGCTTTGAATTGTCAGATGGCGAACTGCAAATTTATCGTCCTGATGGACAGCGGTTTTTGACATATGAAGAACTAGCACAGCAACAGGAACAACAACGCCAACGTGCAGAACAAGCAGAAAGTCAACTAGAAGCACTCCGTGCTTTACTTCGAGAAAGGGGAATTAATCCAGATACACTTTAA
- a CDS encoding transcription factor RcaD produces the protein MDTDELKFLLKLLGFPNYRASLSAFSTKGKDKILQNLGDRELVDYSREVAAVKILPAGQALLKLGSGELPITEKELKVLEKISKASDKITPSNIKISSLKAADKEAILKTLTERGLIEPEIKKARNKVEVWLTQRGIEFLRDDYDPQGKANITLDLLNNYVRFLRKTLQVKPQTISTPLPSVNITDGKISDEEILEIIEKLDRELGTDNYLPIFHLRQKLQPPLSRDELDQALYRLQKDDQIDFSSLLDPTPYTTEQIDAGISQNVGGSLFFISVN, from the coding sequence ATGGATACTGATGAGTTAAAGTTCCTGTTAAAGTTATTGGGATTTCCCAATTATCGAGCAAGCCTGAGTGCTTTCAGTACTAAAGGTAAAGACAAGATTTTGCAGAATTTAGGCGATCGTGAACTGGTAGACTATTCGCGTGAGGTTGCGGCAGTCAAAATTTTACCTGCTGGACAAGCGCTTTTGAAACTCGGTTCAGGCGAGTTACCTATCACTGAGAAAGAACTTAAGGTGCTGGAGAAGATTAGTAAAGCTTCTGACAAAATTACACCCAGCAACATCAAAATTTCATCGCTGAAAGCTGCTGATAAAGAGGCAATATTGAAAACCCTAACTGAACGGGGTTTGATTGAACCGGAAATCAAAAAAGCTAGGAATAAAGTTGAGGTTTGGCTGACTCAAAGAGGAATCGAATTTTTGCGGGATGATTATGATCCTCAAGGTAAGGCAAACATTACCCTAGATTTGCTGAATAATTACGTCCGATTTCTACGGAAAACCTTGCAGGTTAAGCCACAGACAATTTCTACTCCACTACCCAGCGTCAATATCACTGACGGAAAAATTAGTGATGAAGAAATTTTAGAAATTATTGAAAAACTAGACCGAGAATTAGGTACAGATAATTATTTACCCATTTTCCATCTGCGGCAAAAGTTACAACCGCCTCTGTCAAGGGATGAATTAGATCAGGCTTTGTATCGTTTGCAAAAAGATGATCAGATTGATTTCAGTTCCCTATTAGATCCGACACCCTACACTACAGAACAAATTGATGCGGGAATTTCACAAAATGTAGGTGGTTCGCTGTTCTTTATCAGTGTGAACTAA
- a CDS encoding ATP-binding protein: MASINDIIKREVNPFDLVNLKVGNFWSQHQELDSVVESIHQEAITEVEGFLNLVIRDNCSRTVLLVGDAGSGKSYILGRLKRTFNSKAFFAYIGPWVDNDYMWRHVLRNTVDSLIQVPDGQQESQLILWLKSLSAFRESSLKKRIFNESFWQLLLNDRQKFIKHLKRNYQKASIYNPDTFFAVLYELTDPENFSIACEWLRGDDLSEESMQALGVKQCINSEDAAKNVLANFGRISIETQPIVLCFDQVETLPNWPSNPQPIFNINTTIHNENLKNFLIILTICTNPWKQGYRYIQQSDRARIERQVSLKYINLNQAEALWSYRLKPLHQEAESQPDSPIFPLNRQLLEENFPGGKTMPRNALILGRLEYQKYKVSLLDVTVMINIQTPGVEKSKNESKTLEIKIQKQDISQPIDPHEREKAEFQLIWQQEYTKIQSKISKISFLAAPDLIRMLQEALEISQVDAIKPKLISGAYASYSLSYQQPGKRDKIGVVWTEDANMNGFFNVMNACQKVIQQNLCQRLYLIRLGRLGEPKLKGYQIYQQIFTATNHIHIRPNLTAVYYLATYHSLVNSANAQELVIANKTITLQKLQSLIRESKILDKCTLLQDLGIVAKQKLDKDDKNGKKEDLRPVKDFLLNLIKTQGFMGIPTLINQSFGQFPTVQETDVKLLIQLLCEEKKVKIINPKEKLQDQLICFIA, from the coding sequence ATGGCATCTATTAACGACATTATTAAACGCGAGGTTAATCCGTTTGACCTGGTAAATTTGAAAGTAGGTAATTTTTGGAGTCAACATCAAGAGTTAGACTCTGTGGTTGAGTCTATTCATCAAGAGGCGATAACGGAAGTTGAAGGATTTCTCAATTTAGTAATTAGAGATAACTGTAGTCGTACAGTTTTACTTGTGGGTGATGCTGGTTCTGGCAAAAGCTATATTTTAGGTAGACTAAAACGCACCTTCAACTCAAAAGCTTTTTTTGCTTATATAGGGCCTTGGGTCGATAACGATTATATGTGGCGTCATGTACTACGTAATACAGTTGATAGTTTAATTCAAGTACCAGATGGACAACAAGAGTCCCAGTTAATTCTGTGGCTGAAAAGCTTATCTGCTTTTCGTGAAAGCAGTCTAAAAAAACGAATTTTTAATGAGAGTTTCTGGCAATTATTGTTAAATGACCGCCAAAAGTTTATTAAACATCTCAAACGTAATTACCAAAAAGCAAGTATTTATAATCCTGACACATTTTTCGCAGTACTGTATGAACTCACAGATCCAGAAAATTTTTCTATAGCTTGTGAGTGGTTAAGAGGGGATGATTTAAGTGAGGAATCAATGCAAGCGTTAGGTGTTAAACAATGTATTAATTCAGAGGACGCAGCTAAGAATGTTTTAGCAAATTTTGGCAGAATTTCTATTGAAACTCAACCAATTGTCTTATGTTTTGATCAGGTTGAAACTTTGCCAAATTGGCCTTCTAATCCCCAACCTATCTTTAACATTAATACTACTATTCACAATGAAAATCTCAAAAACTTTTTAATTATTCTGACTATATGTACCAATCCTTGGAAGCAAGGTTATCGCTATATTCAACAATCAGATAGAGCTAGAATTGAGCGACAAGTATCATTAAAATATATCAATTTAAACCAAGCAGAAGCACTTTGGTCTTATCGATTAAAACCACTACATCAGGAAGCTGAATCTCAGCCGGATTCACCTATTTTTCCCTTAAACAGACAATTATTAGAGGAAAATTTCCCTGGTGGTAAAACTATGCCACGAAATGCTTTGATTCTTGGTAGATTGGAGTATCAAAAATATAAAGTTTCACTTTTGGATGTAACTGTAATGATTAATATACAAACACCAGGAGTAGAAAAGTCGAAAAATGAAAGTAAGACGTTAGAGATTAAAATCCAAAAACAAGACATTTCTCAACCTATTGATCCTCACGAAAGAGAAAAGGCTGAATTTCAATTAATTTGGCAGCAAGAGTATACAAAAATTCAGTCTAAGATAAGTAAAATATCTTTTTTAGCTGCACCTGACCTCATACGAATGCTTCAAGAAGCTTTAGAGATATCACAAGTAGATGCAATTAAACCTAAACTCATTTCTGGAGCATATGCAAGCTATTCTTTGAGTTATCAACAGCCGGGTAAGCGAGACAAGATAGGGGTAGTCTGGACAGAAGATGCAAACATGAATGGCTTTTTCAATGTAATGAATGCTTGCCAAAAAGTTATTCAGCAAAATTTATGTCAACGTTTGTACTTAATTCGCTTAGGAAGGTTGGGAGAACCAAAGCTCAAAGGTTATCAAATCTACCAACAGATTTTTACTGCTACTAATCATATTCATATTCGACCAAATTTAACTGCTGTTTACTATTTGGCTACTTACCATAGCTTAGTAAATTCTGCCAATGCTCAAGAATTAGTAATTGCTAATAAAACTATTACTTTACAGAAACTACAATCTTTAATTCGTGAGTCAAAGATTCTGGATAAATGTACTTTATTGCAGGATTTAGGTATTGTTGCTAAACAAAAACTTGACAAAGATGATAAAAATGGGAAAAAAGAAGATTTACGACCAGTTAAAGATTTCTTATTAAATCTCATCAAAACCCAAGGCTTTATGGGAATACCAACTTTAATTAATCAGTCTTTTGGTCAGTTTCCTACTGTTCAAGAAACTGATGTGAAACTGTTGATTCAGTTATTGTGTGAAGAAAAAAAAGTAAAAATTATTAACCCAAAAGAGAAGTTGCAAGACCAATTAATTTGTTTTATTGCCTAA
- a CDS encoding PD-(D/E)XK nuclease family protein has translation MHYLTKATEIKSLISKLVTAKTLWVDTEVANWYTSSPKLSLIQVLAEPIDSKDTSAYILDVLNQHDLAACFINQIMVDPKIEKVFHNASFDIKYLGGQLAKNVTCTLQLARKITRQRLQVSNLKLKTLAAELCQFTNVDADEGRSDWGKRPLSDKQLEYAAMDTVYLAAVHRRLLEISKPNAINNIFDMLNHNSKQPTNKYENSSLTVTKVRVAFECPRLFYLNHKFGDKAIFFPPNTVVGIGNVFHHLADEFVSLANTEPQVKTFFKLAATNLNIEEISSQMQQLFYQIKFYPYLQEIIKKDASKAPALLQVWQGLQGLIKRFVELLVINRRYCSAETVISNTFVSEERSIEHYFNLPDETQQRVGGEFDCLIFNFELKRLCVVEFKTYQPVDPSAQLAQVSLYSYMLWQKKKVAVDSAVYSVLPEFKEYQYSWEQLENAVHQLIPYKLLQMQQWLTWEPPHPNPPPATTQPYLCEICPQQQKCQTFFVDARLDPPELPLETGEESTKPNLPAPEADVMGEELAATLQSFKIKVDYQGAAVGPAFIRVKLKPHLGVSVNSILRLSNDLQVQLGLINPPLIAPQAGYVSVDLPRLDRQIANFEEYIQPQFLPPTAPVKIAIGVNLEGQLLEADLSDPNTCHFLVGGTTGSGKSEFLRSLLLSLLYRHSPQNLKIALVDPKRVTFPEFEHIPWLYSPVVKDSDRATELMEELVVEMESRYQQFEKAGCADLSTYNQRSSKPLPRIVCIFDEYADFMAEKEIRIVLEQSIKRLGAMARAAGIHLIIATQRPEAKVVTPIIRSNLPGRVALRTASEADSKIVLGGTQTAAAYLLGKGDLLYQIGAQLHRLQSLLAINIRIPST, from the coding sequence ATGCACTACCTGACAAAAGCAACAGAAATTAAAAGTTTGATATCCAAATTAGTAACAGCTAAAACACTGTGGGTAGATACTGAAGTTGCTAATTGGTATACTTCTTCACCAAAACTATCGCTGATTCAGGTATTGGCTGAACCAATAGACTCAAAAGATACATCTGCTTACATTCTTGACGTACTTAATCAACATGATTTGGCTGCATGTTTTATTAATCAAATCATGGTTGATCCCAAAATTGAGAAAGTCTTTCACAATGCTAGTTTTGACATTAAGTACTTAGGAGGACAACTAGCTAAGAATGTCACTTGTACTTTACAGCTTGCCAGAAAAATTACTCGTCAACGCCTACAAGTTTCCAATTTAAAACTTAAAACCTTAGCAGCAGAACTCTGTCAATTTACCAATGTAGATGCAGATGAAGGAAGAAGTGACTGGGGAAAGCGCCCTCTTAGCGATAAGCAGCTAGAATACGCTGCGATGGATACAGTTTATCTGGCTGCTGTGCATCGTCGCTTACTGGAAATCTCTAAACCCAATGCTATCAATAATATTTTTGATATGTTAAATCATAACTCAAAGCAGCCAACCAATAAATATGAAAACTCATCTTTAACAGTTACTAAAGTCAGAGTTGCTTTTGAGTGTCCCCGTCTGTTCTACCTAAATCATAAGTTTGGTGATAAAGCAATATTTTTTCCACCAAATACTGTTGTTGGTATTGGCAACGTTTTTCACCATTTAGCTGATGAATTTGTCAGTTTAGCTAATACTGAGCCACAAGTTAAAACTTTTTTTAAGCTAGCTGCAACAAATTTAAATATAGAGGAAATTTCCTCTCAAATGCAACAACTATTTTATCAAATAAAATTTTATCCATATTTACAAGAAATAATTAAAAAAGACGCAAGCAAAGCACCAGCACTACTACAAGTTTGGCAAGGGTTACAAGGACTAATCAAACGCTTTGTAGAATTATTGGTAATCAATAGGCGCTATTGCAGTGCAGAAACGGTTATTAGTAACACCTTTGTCTCTGAAGAACGTAGCATTGAGCATTACTTTAATCTACCCGACGAAACACAGCAAAGGGTAGGAGGTGAATTTGATTGCTTAATCTTCAATTTTGAATTAAAGCGTCTTTGTGTAGTTGAATTTAAAACTTATCAGCCTGTAGATCCATCAGCGCAATTAGCCCAAGTTTCGCTTTATAGTTATATGCTATGGCAAAAGAAAAAGGTAGCTGTGGACTCAGCAGTTTACTCTGTTTTGCCAGAGTTTAAAGAATATCAATATTCTTGGGAACAGCTAGAAAATGCGGTGCATCAATTAATTCCCTACAAATTGCTACAGATGCAGCAATGGCTAACTTGGGAACCACCTCATCCTAATCCGCCACCAGCAACAACTCAGCCTTATCTGTGCGAAATTTGTCCGCAGCAGCAAAAATGTCAAACTTTTTTTGTGGATGCACGCCTCGATCCTCCCGAACTTCCTTTAGAAACGGGTGAGGAATCTACAAAACCGAATTTACCAGCACCCGAAGCTGATGTTATGGGGGAAGAGTTGGCTGCTACTCTGCAATCTTTTAAAATCAAAGTTGATTATCAAGGCGCTGCTGTTGGGCCAGCTTTTATCCGAGTCAAACTGAAGCCACATTTAGGTGTGAGTGTTAACTCAATTCTGCGCTTGTCTAATGATTTACAAGTACAATTAGGGTTAATTAATCCGCCTCTAATTGCACCCCAAGCTGGATATGTCAGTGTTGATTTGCCTCGTCTAGATCGGCAAATTGCTAATTTTGAAGAGTATATTCAGCCGCAATTTTTGCCCCCAACTGCGCCTGTCAAAATTGCAATTGGAGTAAATTTAGAGGGACAGTTGCTAGAGGCTGATTTATCTGATCCGAATACTTGTCACTTTTTGGTTGGTGGTACAACTGGTAGTGGTAAAAGTGAGTTTTTGCGATCGCTCCTTCTCAGTTTACTCTATCGCCACTCTCCGCAAAACTTAAAAATCGCCCTAGTTGATCCTAAGCGAGTGACATTTCCAGAGTTTGAACATATACCTTGGTTATATTCGCCAGTGGTTAAAGATAGCGATCGCGCTACCGAACTCATGGAAGAATTAGTTGTAGAAATGGAATCCCGTTACCAGCAGTTTGAAAAAGCTGGTTGTGCTGATTTAAGCACTTACAATCAACGTTCCTCCAAGCCTTTACCTCGTATTGTCTGCATATTTGATGAATATGCCGACTTTATGGCAGAAAAAGAAATCCGCATAGTATTAGAACAAAGTATTAAGCGCTTGGGAGCAATGGCACGAGCAGCTGGTATTCATTTAATTATTGCTACTCAACGCCCAGAGGCAAAAGTTGTTACACCGATTATTCGCTCAAATCTACCAGGACGAGTTGCTCTGCGAACTGCTAGCGAAGCAGATTCAAAAATTGTTTTGGGTGGTACACAAACAGCCGCCGCCTATCTGTTAGGCAAGGGTGATTTATTGTACCAAATCGGCGCTCAACTGCATCGCTTACAAAGCTTGTTAGCAATAAATATTCGCATACCGTCAACTTAG
- a CDS encoding type II toxin-antitoxin system ParD family antitoxin has product MNIQLQEEYEQFIQARIATGRYENAEDVIVKALKLLEEWEKGYQEWEEETKKKLAAGLASIERRDVVDAEVVMTRLEEKLRKARETQG; this is encoded by the coding sequence ATGAACATCCAACTTCAAGAGGAATACGAGCAATTTATACAAGCTCGAATTGCTACAGGTAGATATGAAAATGCTGAAGATGTGATTGTTAAAGCATTGAAATTGCTAGAGGAATGGGAAAAGGGTTATCAGGAATGGGAAGAAGAAACTAAGAAAAAACTGGCTGCTGGGCTTGCTTCTATCGAACGTAGAGACGTAGTAGATGCTGAAGTGGTGATGACGCGACTAGAGGAAAAATTACGTAAAGCCCGTGAAACTCAAGGATAA
- a CDS encoding type II toxin-antitoxin system RelE/ParE family toxin has protein sequence MEYFIAKEASEDLNEILDYFLVRNINAGERFIRRFNNKCQNIAQFPNIGQSSAQFDPRLRGIPLDGYIIFGVAESEYEMPKLRLFFFVPLRLCGFA, from the coding sequence ATAGAATACTTTATTGCCAAGGAAGCAAGTGAAGATTTAAATGAGATTTTGGATTATTTTTTAGTTCGCAATATCAACGCTGGGGAAAGATTTATTCGACGATTTAATAATAAATGCCAAAACATAGCTCAATTCCCGAATATAGGACAAAGTTCCGCCCAGTTTGACCCCAGGCTGAGAGGAATACCGTTGGATGGTTACATTATTTTTGGCGTTGCTGAATCAGAATATGAAATGCCAAAATTACGTTTATTTTTCTTTGTACCTTTGCGCCTTTGCGGCTTTGCGTGA
- a CDS encoding ParA family protein — translation MGYVIATANMKGGVGKTTITVNLATCLAKNHGKRVLVLDLDSQISATLSLMSPLEFAKRRKQSKTFRYLIDEVINPGSQTKMTIQEIIQSQVCNLPGLNLLPGDIDLYDEFVVSEMLHQQSTALGEQDFETVWNRFERVLINNILKPVREEYDFILLDCAPGYNLLTRSALAASDFYILPAKPEPLSIVGIQLLERRIARLKDSHEQEAKIDIKMLGIVFSMASSNLLNGRYYKQVMHRVVEDFGVEKICKAQIPVDVNVAKAVDSFMPVVLNAPQSAGSKAFNQLTQELLQKL, via the coding sequence ATGGGATATGTAATTGCTACTGCAAATATGAAAGGTGGTGTCGGAAAAACAACCATCACCGTTAATTTAGCTACTTGTTTGGCGAAAAATCACGGTAAGCGGGTGCTGGTGCTTGATTTAGATAGCCAAATTAGTGCCACGCTTAGTCTGATGTCGCCTTTGGAGTTTGCCAAGCGTCGCAAACAAAGTAAGACTTTTAGATATTTGATAGATGAAGTGATTAATCCTGGGTCACAAACTAAAATGACGATTCAAGAGATTATTCAATCTCAGGTTTGTAATCTTCCAGGGCTGAATTTATTGCCGGGTGATATCGATTTGTATGATGAATTTGTTGTGTCAGAAATGCTGCATCAACAATCCACTGCTTTGGGTGAACAGGATTTTGAAACTGTTTGGAATCGGTTTGAAAGAGTTTTGATAAATAATATCTTGAAACCAGTCCGCGAAGAGTATGATTTTATTCTCTTAGATTGTGCGCCTGGCTATAATCTCTTAACTCGTAGTGCTTTGGCTGCTAGTGATTTCTACATCCTGCCGGCAAAACCTGAACCTTTATCTATAGTGGGTATTCAATTGCTGGAAAGACGCATTGCACGATTAAAAGACAGTCATGAACAAGAAGCGAAGATAGATATCAAAATGTTGGGAATTGTATTTAGTATGGCTAGTTCTAATTTGCTAAATGGCAGATACTATAAACAAGTGATGCACCGTGTTGTTGAAGATTTTGGTGTGGAAAAAATTTGTAAGGCACAAATACCAGTTGATGTGAATGTTGCTAAGGCTGTTGATAGTTTTATGCCTGTTGTTTTAAATGCTCCTCAATCAGCGGGTTCTAAAGCTTTTAATCAGTTAACTCAAGAGTTGTTACAAAAACTTTAA